The Pseudofrankia inefficax genome window below encodes:
- a CDS encoding amidohydrolase family protein produces MQSHSTGRRYVLISTDCHAGADLRDYKQYLEPRWHEEFDHWADNYFDLWGDIDTESEWKAGVSSYMSPLNWDSGKRLEALETEGIAAEVIFPNTVPPFFPNGALAAPGPRNQAEYERRWAGIRAHNRWLKDFCDQAPGRRFGLAQLLIDDIDDALAEIRWAKESGMRGVLLPSDHHLKLHNLYYAKYDPIWALCQELGMPVGRHGSIVGSDEERDSVDVAHACGVYETLYFGQRTLFQLVFSGVFDRFPDLRFTFTELGTGSWVLDQMPVLDGFARGARVPGTIPEMFAGEAISRLKLLPSEYCRRNVWVSSLLIGGDVQRRADIGMDRLMWGADFPHHEGTAPHTRKVLRGLLPGVPEDEIRTLLAGNAAELYGADLDLLQGVADRVGPTVDEVATPLRPDEVPDDPAFAYLGDNRDGRRISIAGT; encoded by the coding sequence ATGCAGAGCCACTCCACTGGCCGTCGCTACGTGCTCATCTCGACGGACTGCCATGCTGGCGCGGATCTCCGCGACTACAAGCAGTACCTGGAGCCGCGGTGGCACGAGGAGTTCGACCACTGGGCCGACAACTACTTCGATCTCTGGGGTGACATCGACACCGAGTCGGAGTGGAAGGCCGGCGTGTCGTCGTACATGTCGCCGCTCAACTGGGATTCGGGCAAGCGCCTGGAAGCGCTGGAGACCGAGGGGATCGCCGCCGAGGTGATCTTCCCGAACACGGTGCCGCCGTTCTTCCCCAACGGCGCGCTGGCCGCGCCTGGCCCGCGCAACCAGGCCGAGTACGAGCGCCGCTGGGCCGGGATCCGGGCCCACAACCGGTGGCTCAAGGACTTCTGCGACCAGGCCCCCGGCCGCCGGTTCGGGCTCGCCCAGCTGCTCATCGACGACATCGATGACGCCCTCGCCGAGATCCGGTGGGCCAAGGAGTCGGGGATGCGCGGCGTGCTGCTGCCCTCCGACCACCACCTGAAGCTGCACAACCTGTACTACGCCAAGTACGACCCGATCTGGGCGCTGTGCCAGGAACTGGGCATGCCGGTCGGCCGGCACGGCTCGATCGTCGGCTCGGACGAGGAGCGCGACTCGGTCGACGTGGCGCACGCCTGCGGGGTCTACGAGACCCTCTACTTCGGGCAGCGCACGCTGTTCCAGCTCGTCTTCTCGGGTGTCTTCGACCGGTTCCCCGACCTGAGGTTCACCTTCACCGAGCTGGGCACCGGCAGCTGGGTCCTCGACCAGATGCCCGTGCTCGACGGCTTCGCCCGCGGCGCACGGGTGCCCGGCACGATTCCCGAGATGTTCGCCGGCGAGGCGATCTCCAGGCTGAAGCTGCTGCCGAGCGAGTACTGCCGCCGCAACGTCTGGGTCAGCTCGCTGCTGATCGGCGGCGACGTCCAGCGGCGCGCCGACATCGGCATGGACCGGCTGATGTGGGGCGCCGACTTCCCGCACCACGAGGGCACCGCCCCCCACACCCGCAAGGTGCTGCGCGGGCTGCTGCCGGGCGTGCCCGAGGACGAGATCCGCACGCTGCTCGCGGGGAACGCCGCCGAGCTGTACGGCGCCGACCTCGACCTCCTGCAGGGCGTCGCCGACCGGGTCGGCCCGACCGTGGACGAGGTCGCGACGCCGCTGCGGCCGGACGAGGTCCCCGACGACCCCGCCTTCGCCTACCTCGGCGACAACCGCGACGGCCGCCGCATCTCGATCGCCGGGACCTGA
- a CDS encoding amidohydrolase family protein has product MTDGSVDCPINDADNHMYETQDAFTRHLPARYSGLIKYVQVNGRTKIAVKNAISDYIPNPTFEVVARPGAQQDYFKNGNPEGRSRREILGEPMRAVDAYFAPEPRLKLMDELGINRAIMWPTLASLLEERLADDPRAMHAVVHAFNEWMYEQWTFNYRDRIFPTPVITLPIVEKAIEELELVVSRGARIVLIRPAPVPGLEGTRSFALPEFDPFWAKVVEADIAVGMHASDDGSTRYLNVWEGGGGGEFLPFKSQSAFEEVFRHQHRGILDAMLSAVCHGLFTRFPSLRVMPVENGSVWVGPLLDVLDHTYGRNPHLFDEDPVAAFRRNVWVHPFHEDDPLDVVRLLGAGRVLFGSDYPHPEGLAAPADYFKRLDGLPRADIARIMGGNLADVMKFAA; this is encoded by the coding sequence GTGACGGATGGTTCAGTTGACTGCCCGATCAACGACGCCGACAACCACATGTACGAGACGCAGGACGCGTTCACCAGGCACCTGCCGGCGCGGTACTCGGGCCTGATCAAGTACGTGCAGGTGAACGGCCGGACGAAGATCGCGGTGAAGAACGCGATCTCCGACTACATCCCGAACCCGACGTTCGAGGTGGTCGCCCGGCCCGGCGCCCAGCAGGACTATTTCAAGAACGGCAACCCCGAGGGCCGGTCCCGCCGGGAGATCCTCGGCGAGCCGATGCGCGCGGTGGACGCCTACTTCGCCCCCGAGCCACGCCTGAAGCTGATGGACGAGCTGGGCATCAACCGGGCGATCATGTGGCCCACCCTGGCGAGCCTGCTGGAGGAGCGCCTGGCCGACGACCCGCGGGCGATGCACGCCGTCGTCCACGCGTTCAACGAGTGGATGTACGAGCAGTGGACCTTCAACTACCGGGACCGCATCTTCCCGACCCCGGTCATCACCCTGCCGATCGTCGAGAAGGCGATCGAGGAGCTTGAGCTCGTGGTCAGCCGGGGGGCCCGGATCGTGCTCATCCGGCCCGCTCCCGTGCCGGGTCTGGAGGGCACCCGCTCCTTCGCGCTGCCCGAGTTCGACCCGTTCTGGGCCAAGGTCGTGGAGGCGGACATCGCCGTCGGGATGCACGCCTCCGACGACGGGTCGACCCGTTACCTCAACGTGTGGGAGGGCGGCGGCGGCGGGGAGTTCCTGCCGTTCAAGTCGCAGAGCGCGTTCGAGGAGGTCTTCCGCCACCAGCACCGGGGCATCCTCGACGCGATGCTCTCGGCGGTGTGCCACGGCCTGTTCACCCGGTTCCCGTCGCTGCGGGTCATGCCGGTCGAGAACGGCTCGGTGTGGGTGGGGCCGCTGCTCGACGTCCTCGACCACACCTATGGCCGCAACCCGCACCTGTTCGACGAGGACCCGGTCGCGGCCTTCCGGCGCAACGTGTGGGTGCACCCGTTCCACGAGGACGACCCGCTCGACGTCGTCCGGCTCCTCGGCGCCGGCCGCGTCCTGTTCGGCTCGGACTACCCGCACCCCGAGGGCCTGGCCGCACCGGCCGACTACTTCAAGCGCCTCGACGGGCTGCCGCGGGCCGACATCGCGCGGATCATGGGCGGCAACCTCGCCGACGTCATGAAGTTCGCGGCCTGA
- a CDS encoding sucrase ferredoxin — translation MTWASPPDLDPEAKIRCSEWSRAAALSPVATSGTYPGFLLLELPLPWPGDIGESPEAAAVAPLLSPAGYRVQAVVPSNPDASPEERRVVLYARSPGGGPFTGYRRFERAVGPSLPAAVADLLAGAANPESCDLEAGGADVLVCGHGQRDSCCGRLGAGLATRLAAAGAPEGVTYRRTSHLGGHRFAATFLVLPEGTAWAYGDEDLVETVLRRKGDVADVAGNYRGCCGLGGPQVQALELEVLRRVGWSLLDSPRSGSFDGSRAELACVDDAGATVTWSADVARGRAVPTPDCQRPPSSATKSQIEWAVSAVTRD, via the coding sequence ATGACCTGGGCCAGCCCACCGGACCTGGATCCGGAAGCGAAGATCAGATGTAGCGAGTGGTCGCGGGCGGCGGCTCTTTCCCCCGTCGCGACCAGCGGTACGTACCCCGGCTTCCTCCTCCTGGAGCTCCCGCTGCCGTGGCCGGGCGACATCGGCGAGTCCCCCGAAGCGGCGGCGGTCGCGCCTCTTCTGAGCCCGGCCGGCTATCGGGTCCAGGCCGTCGTCCCGTCGAACCCGGACGCGAGTCCGGAGGAACGGCGCGTCGTCCTGTACGCGCGGTCGCCGGGCGGCGGCCCGTTCACCGGCTACCGGCGGTTCGAGCGCGCGGTCGGCCCGTCGCTGCCCGCCGCCGTCGCCGACCTGCTCGCGGGCGCCGCGAACCCTGAGTCCTGCGACCTGGAGGCCGGCGGGGCCGACGTCCTGGTCTGCGGCCACGGCCAGCGGGACAGCTGCTGTGGGCGGCTGGGCGCGGGGCTCGCCACCAGGCTGGCGGCGGCCGGGGCGCCCGAGGGCGTCACCTACCGGCGGACCAGCCACCTGGGCGGCCACCGCTTCGCCGCGACCTTCCTGGTCCTGCCGGAGGGCACGGCCTGGGCCTACGGCGATGAGGACCTCGTCGAGACGGTGCTGCGCCGCAAGGGCGACGTCGCCGACGTCGCCGGGAACTACCGCGGCTGCTGCGGCCTGGGCGGCCCGCAGGTGCAGGCGCTCGAGCTGGAGGTCCTGCGCCGGGTCGGCTGGAGCCTGCTGGACTCCCCGCGCTCCGGCTCGTTCGACGGCTCGCGCGCCGAGCTGGCCTGCGTGGACGACGCCGGCGCGACCGTCACGTGGTCGGCCGACGTCGCGCGTGGCCGGGCCGTGCCGACACCCGACTGCCAGCGCCCGCCCTCGTCGGCCACCAAGAGCCAGATCGAGTGGGCCGTCTCGGCGGTAACTCGCGACTAG
- a CDS encoding aldehyde dehydrogenase family protein: protein MAALEKFHMTIDNEDCESESGETLRCLAPYEQQDWAEIPAGTAADVDRAVRSAHKAFTEGWWRHDARRRAQAMDRFADALEAAGPALARLEMRDCGKPIREALGVTGQIANFFRYGAGLCMSATVGEIQQGPSPALMCHTVRQPYGVIAVQVPWNNPLGVMVQEAALALAAGNAIVVKPSEFAPCSILALGEVARQADIPPGIINIVSGLGPVTGAALCDHPLVRKIIFTGGGAAAQLIAEAAAKRFVPMVLELGGKSPSVIFEDANLDNAVRSISGGFTGSTGQSCTAASRVLVQASIYGEFVERLVAAVKAFPLGDPSDPRTAIGPLTSRQQVERVSRMVQMGLDEGATAACGGGRPTSPELADHPYFFEPTVFTNVDPSMRIFREEVFGPVTCVVPFADEKEALALANDTDYGLGASVWTKDIHRAQRMTRELYAGTVWVNTYRVGDPSFPFGGVKESGYGRECGLAGFHEMSYLKSVRIAYEL, encoded by the coding sequence GTGGCCGCGCTCGAGAAGTTCCACATGACGATCGACAACGAGGACTGCGAGTCGGAGTCGGGGGAGACGCTGCGCTGCCTCGCCCCCTACGAGCAGCAGGACTGGGCGGAGATCCCGGCCGGCACGGCCGCGGACGTCGACCGGGCCGTCCGCTCCGCGCACAAGGCGTTCACCGAGGGCTGGTGGCGCCACGACGCGCGGCGCCGCGCGCAGGCGATGGACCGGTTCGCCGACGCCCTGGAGGCCGCCGGCCCGGCGCTGGCCCGGCTGGAGATGCGCGACTGCGGCAAGCCGATCCGGGAGGCGCTCGGAGTCACCGGCCAGATCGCGAACTTCTTCCGCTACGGCGCCGGCCTGTGCATGTCCGCGACGGTCGGCGAGATCCAGCAGGGTCCCTCGCCCGCGCTGATGTGCCACACCGTGCGCCAGCCGTACGGCGTCATCGCCGTGCAGGTGCCGTGGAACAACCCGCTCGGCGTCATGGTCCAGGAGGCGGCGCTGGCCCTCGCCGCGGGCAACGCCATCGTGGTGAAGCCGTCGGAGTTCGCCCCGTGCTCGATCCTGGCGCTGGGTGAGGTCGCCCGCCAGGCCGACATCCCGCCCGGCATCATCAACATCGTCTCCGGGCTCGGCCCGGTCACCGGTGCCGCGCTCTGCGACCACCCACTCGTCCGTAAGATCATTTTCACCGGTGGCGGCGCGGCGGCCCAGCTCATCGCCGAGGCGGCGGCGAAGCGTTTCGTGCCGATGGTGCTGGAGCTCGGCGGGAAGTCGCCGAGCGTCATCTTCGAGGACGCCAACCTCGACAACGCCGTGCGGTCGATCTCCGGCGGGTTCACCGGCAGCACCGGGCAGTCCTGCACGGCCGCGTCCCGGGTGCTCGTGCAGGCCTCCATCTACGGCGAGTTCGTCGAGCGCCTGGTCGCCGCGGTGAAGGCCTTCCCGCTGGGCGACCCGTCCGACCCGCGGACCGCGATCGGTCCGCTGACCTCGCGGCAGCAGGTCGAACGGGTCAGCCGGATGGTCCAGATGGGCCTCGACGAGGGCGCGACGGCGGCGTGCGGCGGTGGCCGGCCGACCAGCCCGGAGTTGGCCGACCATCCGTACTTCTTCGAGCCGACCGTCTTCACGAACGTCGACCCGTCCATGCGGATCTTCCGCGAGGAGGTGTTCGGGCCGGTGACGTGCGTGGTGCCGTTCGCCGACGAGAAGGAGGCGCTCGCGCTGGCCAACGACACCGACTACGGCCTCGGTGCCAGCGTGTGGACGAAGGACATCCACCGGGCGCAGCGGATGACCCGCGAGCTCTACGCCGGGACGGTCTGGGTCAACACCTACCGGGTGGGCGACCCGTCGTTCCCGTTCGGCGGCGTCAAGGAGAGCGGCTACGGCCGGGAGTGCGGTCTTGCCGGCTTCCACGAGATGAGCTATCTCAAGAGCGTCCGGATCGCCTACGAGCTCTGA
- a CDS encoding enoyl-CoA hydratase-related protein yields the protein MRELVQTERRGRVLVISMRREEKRNAVDRALADAIDGALNRLDDETGLWAGVLTGTTSVFSAGSDLRSRGDYVTERGGEYGIIRRDRRKPLIAAVEGPALGGGLEIVLACDLVVASTTARFGLPEVAIGVVPTCAGLFRAPRSLPLNLARELILTGAPLHAERGYAAGFVNVLTEPGQALEAAVELAERICANAPVSVQASLAAVNEAARAADDEGWAATARAMAHLAESADGQEGIQAFLEKRRPVWTGR from the coding sequence ATGCGCGAGCTTGTCCAGACCGAGCGGCGCGGGCGGGTGCTCGTCATCTCGATGCGCCGGGAGGAGAAACGCAACGCGGTGGACCGCGCGCTGGCCGACGCGATCGACGGCGCGCTGAACCGGCTCGACGACGAGACCGGCCTCTGGGCCGGCGTGCTCACCGGAACGACCTCGGTCTTCAGCGCCGGCAGCGACCTGCGGTCGAGGGGGGACTACGTCACCGAGCGAGGCGGTGAGTACGGCATCATCCGCCGCGACCGCCGCAAGCCGCTCATCGCCGCCGTCGAGGGCCCGGCGCTCGGCGGCGGCCTGGAGATCGTGCTGGCCTGCGACCTCGTCGTGGCGTCGACGACCGCGCGTTTCGGCCTGCCCGAGGTCGCCATCGGCGTCGTTCCCACCTGTGCCGGGCTGTTCCGGGCGCCGCGGAGCCTTCCCCTGAACCTGGCCCGGGAGCTCATCCTGACCGGCGCCCCGCTGCACGCCGAGCGCGGCTACGCGGCCGGATTCGTCAACGTGCTCACAGAACCCGGCCAGGCCCTCGAAGCGGCGGTCGAGCTCGCGGAGCGCATCTGCGCGAACGCCCCCGTCTCGGTCCAGGCGTCCCTGGCCGCGGTGAACGAGGCGGCCCGGGCCGCCGACGACGAGGGCTGGGCGGCCACCGCCAGGGCGATGGCGCACCTCGCCGAGTCGGCGGACGGGCAGGAAGGGATCCAGGCGTTCCTGGAGAAGCGCCGCCCGGTCTGGACCGGCCGCTGA
- a CDS encoding acyl-CoA dehydrogenase — protein MPIAISEDHRALADAASDLLTKRDARLAARALLEAPDESLPAFWRETADLGWLGLHLPERYGGSGFGIEELVIVVEQLGRAVAPGPFVPTVIVSAVVAAGADEATRARLLPGLASGDRTGGVALTSDVTVSDGRVTGEAGPVLGAALATVLVLPVGEDVAVVETGDGVTVESPPNLDPTRRSGRVALDGAVATVIPGGRRLLVDLARTILAAEAVGVAGACTDAAAEYARIRVQFGRPIGMFQAVKHHCANMCVASEKATAAAWDAARAVASGGDQLTYAAAAAAALAGPAAYLCANLNTQVHGGIGFTWEHDAHLYLRRATVLQALLAPETAAADLVELSRRGVSRDKTIELPPEAEAFRAEIRAFTGELAGLEKAARRRRLIDTGYLMPHWPRPWGREAGAVEQVVIEQELMAAGIDRRMDPITGYQMVTLIQHATAEQVARWVPPALAQETIWCQLFSEPEAGSDAAGVRTRATRAEGGWLLNGQKVWTSGAQFAAKGLVTARTNADAPKHKGITTMVVEMSAPGIEIRPLRQPDGSAHFNEVFLTDVFVPDADVVGAIDDGWNVARANLGNESISVGRDDSNMSTPATTLLDAYDAHPERMPGGAVRIGYYVAGLQVLRLLNLRRASRALAGAGPGPEGAITKLVMSELAHEVAAILAVAGAPDLVFVDGDGLRPALLNLTHRIWSIGGGTSEIKRNQIGERILGLPRDPLLK, from the coding sequence GTGCCGATCGCCATCTCCGAAGACCACCGGGCCCTGGCCGATGCCGCGTCAGACCTGCTGACCAAGCGCGACGCGCGCTTGGCGGCCCGGGCCCTGCTGGAGGCGCCGGACGAGTCGTTACCGGCCTTCTGGCGCGAGACCGCCGACCTGGGCTGGCTCGGCCTGCACCTGCCCGAGCGGTACGGCGGATCGGGCTTCGGGATCGAGGAGCTCGTGATCGTGGTCGAGCAGCTGGGCCGAGCCGTGGCGCCCGGCCCGTTCGTCCCGACGGTGATCGTAAGCGCGGTCGTCGCCGCCGGAGCCGACGAGGCGACCCGGGCCCGCCTCCTGCCCGGCCTGGCGAGCGGCGACCGAACCGGCGGTGTGGCGTTGACCAGCGACGTCACCGTGTCCGACGGGAGGGTCACCGGCGAGGCCGGTCCCGTGCTCGGAGCGGCGCTGGCGACGGTCCTCGTCCTGCCCGTCGGCGAGGACGTCGCCGTCGTCGAGACGGGCGACGGCGTCACGGTCGAGTCGCCGCCGAACCTGGACCCGACCCGTCGCAGTGGCCGGGTCGCGCTCGACGGCGCGGTGGCCACCGTCATCCCCGGCGGCCGCCGGCTGCTGGTCGACCTGGCCCGGACGATCCTGGCCGCGGAGGCGGTCGGCGTCGCGGGAGCCTGCACGGACGCCGCCGCCGAGTACGCCAGGATCCGGGTCCAGTTCGGCCGCCCGATCGGCATGTTCCAGGCCGTCAAGCATCACTGCGCCAACATGTGCGTCGCGAGTGAGAAGGCGACGGCGGCGGCGTGGGACGCGGCCCGGGCAGTGGCCAGCGGCGGCGACCAGCTGACCTACGCCGCCGCGGCGGCGGCCGCGCTCGCCGGCCCGGCCGCGTACCTGTGCGCGAACCTCAACACCCAGGTACACGGCGGCATCGGCTTCACCTGGGAGCACGACGCCCACCTGTACCTGCGGCGAGCCACCGTCCTGCAGGCGCTGCTCGCGCCGGAGACGGCGGCGGCCGACCTGGTGGAGCTCTCCCGCCGGGGGGTCAGCCGGGACAAGACCATCGAGCTGCCGCCCGAGGCCGAGGCGTTCCGCGCCGAGATCCGTGCCTTCACCGGCGAGCTGGCCGGGCTGGAGAAGGCCGCGCGGCGACGACGACTGATCGACACGGGCTACCTCATGCCGCACTGGCCCAGGCCGTGGGGACGGGAGGCGGGCGCGGTCGAGCAGGTCGTCATCGAGCAGGAGCTGATGGCGGCCGGCATCGACCGCAGGATGGACCCGATCACCGGCTACCAGATGGTCACCCTCATCCAGCACGCCACCGCCGAGCAGGTCGCCCGCTGGGTGCCGCCGGCGCTCGCGCAGGAGACCATCTGGTGCCAGCTGTTCAGCGAGCCCGAGGCCGGTTCCGACGCGGCCGGCGTCAGGACCCGCGCCACCCGCGCCGAGGGCGGTTGGCTGCTCAACGGCCAGAAGGTCTGGACCAGCGGAGCACAGTTCGCCGCGAAAGGCCTCGTCACGGCGCGGACGAACGCCGACGCACCGAAGCACAAGGGCATCACGACGATGGTCGTCGAAATGTCGGCGCCCGGCATCGAGATCAGGCCACTGCGCCAGCCCGACGGCAGCGCCCACTTCAACGAGGTCTTCCTGACCGACGTGTTCGTGCCCGATGCCGACGTCGTCGGGGCCATCGACGACGGGTGGAACGTCGCCCGCGCGAACCTCGGCAACGAGAGCATCAGCGTCGGGCGCGACGACTCGAACATGTCCACGCCGGCGACGACGCTTCTCGACGCCTACGACGCGCACCCGGAGCGGATGCCAGGCGGGGCCGTCCGGATCGGCTACTACGTCGCGGGGCTGCAGGTGCTGCGGCTGCTGAACCTGCGGCGGGCCAGCCGGGCGCTGGCCGGCGCCGGGCCGGGGCCGGAGGGAGCGATCACGAAGCTCGTGATGTCCGAGCTGGCGCACGAGGTCGCGGCGATCCTGGCGGTCGCCGGAGCGCCGGACCTTGTCTTCGTCGACGGCGACGGGCTGCGGCCCGCGCTGCTGAACCTGACACACCGCATCTGGTCGATCGGGGGCGGCACCTCCGAGATCAAGCGCAACCAGATCGGCGAGCGCATCCTGGGCCTGCCCCGCGACCCGCTGCTGAAGTAG
- a CDS encoding enoyl-CoA hydratase-related protein: MTKKKIGLPPWKYEERIPTDDFEEIIYEKDGPIGRLILNGPEKRNPLSYARICELAMGLHEMDMDPDIRVVIIKGAGSAFCSGYDLTPGKAQANNPNPDDYRKSIAWADVGDPPGGVYYDPKKDHPTFAKYEFFARELYFRIFDLHKPVIAQVHGYCLAGGTHLAGFCDLRIVAEDAQIGFPTIRQLTIEGYQYEVWLMGASRAKHFLFTGDPMDGRKAYDWGWASDVHPADRLDEETDKLARSIAKTDPVLLMSTKAAVNRQLELQGFRTGMRWSMDVHSAGVRGSYGSNADEFWKRSAEGGLRSAVDWRDDHFGIEYPAGDATQ, from the coding sequence GTGACGAAGAAGAAGATAGGGCTGCCGCCCTGGAAATATGAGGAGCGCATTCCGACCGATGACTTCGAGGAGATCATTTATGAAAAGGACGGGCCGATCGGCCGCCTTATCCTGAATGGTCCCGAGAAGCGGAACCCGCTCAGCTACGCCAGGATCTGCGAGCTGGCCATGGGCCTGCACGAGATGGACATGGACCCGGACATCCGGGTGGTCATCATCAAGGGCGCGGGCTCGGCCTTCTGCTCCGGGTACGACCTCACGCCGGGCAAGGCGCAGGCCAACAACCCCAACCCCGACGACTACCGGAAGTCGATCGCGTGGGCGGACGTCGGCGACCCGCCCGGCGGCGTCTACTACGACCCGAAGAAGGACCACCCGACCTTCGCGAAGTACGAGTTCTTCGCCAGGGAGCTCTACTTCCGGATCTTCGACCTGCACAAGCCGGTCATCGCGCAGGTCCACGGCTACTGCCTGGCCGGCGGCACCCACCTGGCCGGCTTCTGCGACCTGCGGATCGTCGCCGAGGACGCTCAGATCGGCTTCCCCACGATCCGGCAGCTCACGATCGAGGGCTACCAGTACGAGGTCTGGTTGATGGGCGCGAGCCGGGCCAAGCACTTCCTGTTCACGGGCGACCCGATGGACGGCAGGAAGGCCTACGACTGGGGCTGGGCCTCGGACGTGCACCCGGCGGACCGGCTGGACGAGGAGACGGACAAGCTGGCGCGGAGCATCGCGAAGACCGATCCCGTCCTGCTCATGTCGACCAAGGCCGCGGTCAACCGCCAGCTGGAGCTGCAGGGCTTCCGGACCGGCATGCGCTGGAGCATGGACGTCCACTCGGCGGGTGTGCGCGGCAGCTACGGCTCGAACGCCGACGAGTTCTGGAAGCGTTCCGCGGAAGGCGGCCTCCGGTCCGCGGTGGACTGGCGCGACGACCACTTCGGGATCGAGTACCCCGCGGGCGACGCCACGCAGTAG
- a CDS encoding metallophosphoesterase family protein, translated as MTGYRIGLLADTHIPEAGDDLPAAAYAALAGCDQILHCGDLHTIEVVDRLERLAPTLASRGNGDPYRPRRRRPGVAPDPRVRDVVVLDAGGLRIGMTHDLGHTEGRPDEAVREILARTFGGPVDLAVSGHSHVPTVWALDDGTALVNPGSPTMPYGYLGLVGTVGILDIGAGGFEVAIHDLRTGREQLRLTGPGAHPFQRGPRPVGGR; from the coding sequence ATGACCGGGTACCGGATCGGCCTGCTCGCGGACACCCACATCCCCGAGGCGGGCGACGACCTGCCGGCCGCGGCCTACGCGGCGCTGGCCGGCTGCGACCAGATCCTGCACTGCGGCGACCTGCACACGATCGAGGTCGTCGACCGGCTGGAGCGGCTGGCTCCGACGCTGGCCAGCCGTGGCAACGGCGACCCGTACCGGCCGCGGCGCCGCCGGCCCGGCGTCGCCCCGGACCCGCGTGTCCGCGACGTCGTCGTCCTCGACGCTGGTGGCCTGCGGATCGGCATGACCCACGACCTGGGCCACACCGAGGGGCGCCCCGACGAGGCCGTCCGGGAGATCCTGGCCCGGACTTTCGGCGGGCCGGTCGACCTCGCGGTGTCGGGCCACTCCCACGTGCCGACGGTGTGGGCCCTGGACGACGGGACCGCCCTGGTGAACCCCGGCAGCCCGACCATGCCGTACGGCTACCTCGGCCTGGTCGGCACGGTCGGAATCCTCGATATCGGCGCCGGGGGATTCGAGGTCGCGATTCACGACCTGCGCACCGGCCGGGAACAGCTGCGGCTGACCGGGCCCGGCGCGCACCCGTTCCAGCGGGGACCGCGGCCCGTCGGCGGCCGGTGA
- a CDS encoding SDR family NAD(P)-dependent oxidoreductase yields the protein MRLKGRPVLVIGGGSGIGRACARACAAEGASVMVADLEEAAARDAVTEFQGAGGTASSVVTDVTDERSVARAVAATVEEFGGLDTLITSAGGRVSDWKKSVELYLTGTYYACKHAIPELERAGRGVIINISSVAGVTGSLIGGIEQTGYPSAKHGVIGMTKTLALAHAKQGIRVNAICPGYVRTRVTESMHGAEDGGAALLEQLRVPMGRWGEPDEIGRVAAFLASDDASFITGQAIVVDGGLTAR from the coding sequence GTGAGGCTCAAGGGGCGCCCGGTTCTGGTCATCGGTGGCGGATCCGGCATCGGCCGGGCCTGCGCGCGAGCGTGCGCGGCCGAAGGCGCGTCGGTGATGGTCGCCGACCTGGAGGAGGCCGCCGCCCGTGACGCCGTGACGGAGTTCCAGGGGGCTGGCGGTACCGCCTCGTCGGTCGTCACCGACGTGACCGACGAGCGGTCCGTCGCCCGCGCGGTCGCGGCCACGGTCGAGGAGTTCGGCGGCCTGGACACTCTCATCACCAGCGCCGGGGGCCGGGTGAGCGACTGGAAGAAGTCCGTCGAGCTCTACCTGACCGGCACCTACTACGCCTGCAAACACGCGATTCCGGAGCTGGAACGCGCCGGTCGCGGCGTGATCATCAACATCTCGTCCGTCGCCGGCGTCACCGGCTCGCTCATCGGCGGGATCGAGCAGACCGGCTACCCCAGCGCGAAGCACGGCGTCATCGGGATGACCAAGACCCTCGCACTCGCCCACGCGAAGCAGGGCATCCGGGTGAACGCGATCTGCCCGGGCTACGTCCGGACCAGGGTGACGGAGTCGATGCACGGCGCCGAGGACGGTGGCGCGGCGCTGCTCGAGCAACTGCGGGTCCCGATGGGCCGGTGGGGTGAGCCGGACGAGATCGGCCGGGTGGCGGCCTTCCTCGCCTCCGACGACGCCTCGTTCATCACCGGCCAGGCGATCGTGGTCGACGGCGGGCTGACCGCCCGCTGA
- a CDS encoding FAS1-like dehydratase domain-containing protein — protein sequence MAEPFPMVVELGKIREFARATGSSHPDYLETEQDAVAPVTFLMSSAFWQVPGSNPYDERRPLDMSRMLHGAQDFSFPDGPPVAGTRLVGQSRFGRTYTKRGRRGGEMTFTEVVTEYRDESGRVVAEVTGTSIATSRATGDGV from the coding sequence GTGGCAGAACCCTTTCCGATGGTCGTCGAGCTCGGCAAGATCCGGGAATTCGCGCGAGCCACCGGCTCATCGCATCCCGACTACCTGGAAACCGAGCAGGACGCCGTGGCGCCGGTGACGTTCCTGATGTCGTCGGCCTTCTGGCAGGTGCCGGGCTCCAACCCGTACGACGAGCGCCGACCGCTGGACATGAGCCGGATGCTGCACGGTGCGCAGGACTTCTCCTTCCCGGACGGTCCGCCCGTGGCGGGCACGCGGCTCGTGGGTCAGTCGCGGTTCGGCCGGACCTACACCAAGCGAGGTCGCCGGGGCGGTGAGATGACGTTCACCGAGGTGGTGACCGAGTACCGGGACGAGTCCGGCCGGGTCGTCGCCGAGGTCACCGGTACCTCGATCGCGACCTCACGGGCGACCGGCGACGGCGTATGA